The Pseudomonas sp. KU26590 genomic sequence TGGCCTTTTCGACGAGATTGGTACGGTCATACACCGTCACCGCGTGGATACCCTGAGGCAGCGAGCGGTTGATATCAGCCAGTTTTGCAGCAACTGCCTGCGAGACAGTTCGGCTGTTTTCTCCGATCAGCATGAAAACCGTGCCCAGAACAACCTCACGCCCGTTTTCGGTAGCGGCTCCCGAACGCAGTTCCTGGCCGATACCCACATCAGCGACGCTGCTGACCCGGATCGGCGTGCCCTGTACGTTCGCGATAACAATGTTCGCGATGTCCTTCACCGTGCCAAGCTGGCCAGGTGCACGAATCAACAGCTGTTCACCACCACGCTCAATGTAGCCAGCCCCGACGTTGGCGTTGTTACGCTCGAGGGCGGCGACGAGATCGTTCAGCGTCAGCTTATAAGCAGCAAGCTTTTTGGGATCAGGCGCGATCTGGTACTGCTTGGCGAAACCGCCGATCGTGTTGATCTCGGCAACGCCGGGAACGTTGCGCAGCTGTGGCTTGATGATCCAATCCTGAATGACTCGAAGATCGGTGGGTGTATAGACACTTCCATCCTCCTTCCTGGCGCCGTCTTCGGCTTCGACAGTCCAGAGAAAGATCTCGCCCAGGCCCGTGGAAATCGGCCCCATGACGGCCTCAACACCTTCAGGTAACTGCTCCTTGGCAGTTTGGAGACGCTCACCCACCAACTGACGGGCGAAGAACAGATCGGTGCCGTCTTCGAAAATGACCGTCACTTGGGAAAGACCCGAACGCGACAGCGAGCGGGTCTGCTTCAGCCCGGGTAACCCGGCCATACTCGTTTCGATAGAAAAGGTAACCCGCTGCTCCGTCTCCAAAGGTGAAAAGCCTGGAGCGGCGGTATTGATTTGAACCTGAACGTTGGTGATGTCAGGTACCGCATCAATAGGCAGTTTCTGATAGCTGGCAATACCGAGCCCCGCCATCAGCAAGACAGCGAGCATCACGACAATGCGCTGCTCAATCGCGAATTGAATCAACCGTTCAAACATGGCGTTGTACTCTTGCGACGCAGGTCAATGGGCATGCTCGGCAGAGCTCTTACCCAGCTCGGACTTGAGGATGAAGCTGCCGGCAGAAGCCACTTGGGCGCCGGCGTCCAGGCCTTGGACGATCTCCACGAAGCCACCATCTCGGCGACCGACCTCCACGGCACGCAGCTGGAAGCCTTCAGCATTGCGAACGAACACTGACGGCTTATCTTCCACCGTCTGAATGGCCGATTCGGGGAGGCTGACCGAGGCATTGGCTTTATCCGCCGTCACATCAATGGAGACGAACAATCCGGGACGCCATGCGCCCTCGGGGTTACTAAGGATCACCCGTACAGTGGCAGCCCTGGTTTGCTCGCCAAGCAGGCTTCCTACGTAACTGATCCGGCCTTCGACCTGAGCGTTAAGATCAGGTGCGCTGACCGTCACCGCTCGCCCGACTACCACACGCTGCAAATCCTTTGGCGTCGCACCAAACGTTGCCCAGACACGCGACAAGTCAGAAAGCGTGAAGGCTGCCGTGGCTTCGTTCACCACTTCGCCAATGCCGAGATGCTTCTCCACAACCACAGAGTCAAATGGGGCGATCAACTCATAGCGATTGCCGGCGGCTGCGTTGACGCTGGCACCAATCGCGCTCAGTTTTTGCCGAGCGTTCGACCGGCTGATATCTGCCTCCTGGAACGACTGGCGCGCGAGCAAGTAATCCTGCTCGGCGGAAATCTTGTCCTCCCACAGCTTTTTTTCGCGCTGCATGGTCAAGCGAGCCAGCTCGGTTCTTCTCTGCGCAGCATTCAGTTCGCTGCGCATGTCCGTGATTTGCTGGCTTGCGATCACAGCGAGTACCTGACCTTTCTTTACTGATTGGCCCAGCTCGACTCTGACTTCATCAACGACGCCACTCACCCGTGGGACTACATGGGTCGTGCGGTCTTCGTCGAATCTGATTTCCCCTGGAAAAGTGACCGACGTACTCATCAACCTCGGCCCCGCCAGAGCAAGCTCGATGCCGGCTGCGTTTATTTGCTCCGGGGTCAGTTCAATCTGCCCTTCCTCTTCATGGGATTCACCCTTGCCCTCGTCAGAATCTTCGTCACTGTGTCCATCCCCTTCGGCGTGCGCCTCGTTGCTTTCTTTGCCTTGTTCCTTGCCAGGAGGCTGGGACTCTGCGGCAACGGGGAGTCCTTGACGGGTGACCGTCAGACTGGTCAAACCGATGATGGCTATCACCACCAGCGCGATGGTAATGCTCCGTTTCTTGTTCATGAATGCTCCCGGCGATCATGTGTTTGAACACAGTGCGATGCGCCCAATAAGTGCGTAAAAATGGCTTTAAGGATGAGTGCTGAATGGGCTGAGATCGCCGTAGATGCGCTCGACAGTGACCCTGGCGTCAGTGGCGATGGCTAACGACTCCAGATATTGGCTTCGGGCATCGATCAGCGTGCGCTGAGCATCGAGGACTTCCAGAAAGCCGAACTTGCCCATCTCAAAGCCTCGGGTCGCCGCATCGACCGTGCTTTTGGCGGACGGCAAGATGACCTGATTGAAAGACTCAACATCGCGTGTGGCCGTTTCCCATTGGGCAAGGGCAGACTGAGTGGTGGTACGCAGTCTCAGCTCCACCGCATTACGCAGGTCGCGGGCCTGGTCAGCGCGACGCGAAGCTGCAAGCACGTTTCCCTGATTCCTGTTGAAAAGCGGAAGGGGCATCGAAAAACCAACCACGTTGACACGCTCCCGATCCTCGCGGGTGTATTGGCTACCAATGCTGACCGTGAGATCCGGGATGCGCTGCGCACGCTCCGAACCCAATGATGCGTCTCGCTGTTCAATCTGAGCCTGGGCCAGGCGCAGCTCGGCAGACCGATCGATTGCGGTGAGCATTTTCGCAGCGAGTGGCGCGTTGCCCGGGGACAGATCGGCGTATTCCAGGCTATCGAAGGTTGCCGATGCGGAGCCGGTTGCACGGGCGAGGTCGCGATAGCTATTAGCTTTCAACGTTTGTGCGCGTCGAACCAGCAGGTTGGTCTCGGACAACTGGACTTGCGCACGGGTGGCCTCTACCGGCGATGATTTACCGGCACGCACACGGCCCTCGGCGATCTCAAGACCTCGCTCAGCCAGAGACTGAGATTGTTGCGCCAGCTCCAGCCCCGTTTGAGCCCGAACCGCTGCGTAAAACGCCTGAACCACTTCGGCACGTAACTCGTTGCCCCGACGCTCCAGCTCGATTTGAGCAGCGTCCTGGCCACGGCTCGCGACATCGATACGCGCCCCTCTCTTGCCGCCGAGCTCCAGAGCCTGACTCAGCATGACGGTCGTGGTGCTGGTACTACGACGTGTGTCTTCAGCTTCCCAGGAAACCACCGGGTTGGGCATGAGCCCAGCCTGCTGCCTGTCACCTTCGGCGATCCCTATTTCCCTTCGAGCGGCAGCAAGATCAGGGTTTTCAGCAAATGCCGATTCAATGGCTTGGGGCAAGCTCAGGCTCTGAGCAGCGACAACACCAGGTGCAGCGAAAGGCAGCAACAACACGCAAAATGCACCCAGCCTCATGGAAGAGGTCATGGAAAATCGTCTATGTCCGAGCACAGTCGCACTTCTCCAGTTGCATAAACCACCCAATTAAAAATAAACAGGTATAACGCCAGCTTTAAAGCCGGGGTTTGATGGGCGGACTTTATGCAATAGGAGCTATCAGAGGGATTACTGGAAAATTACAATTACGTTATCTACAAAAATGAAAAACCTTTTGAAACTACAATCTCGAACCACTATGTTTTAGCCTGAGCTGAAACGTGCTGCAACATGTACACCCTTGCACTTTTTTACGGAGCCTCGTGAGTGTTGAATTACTGAAGTCAGCGCTGAGTAGGAGATGCGACATAACGTCGCCATACCCCGATAACCTGAGCCTTTCGGCTGGTCACGCTTGACCCTGTAGCAACTACAGGGATAACAATTTGCCTTACATCCAAAGGGTTGTGAAAAATTCGTCAATAAAACTATAGAAAAATAGTGAACCAGCGACGTATTTGGCAACTGACTATTTAATTCAAACAGGAAATCCTGCCATGCGAATCCTTGTTGTAGAGGACGAGCCGAAAACTGCCGAGTATATGCATCAGGGACTCACGGAAAGCGGCTATGTAGTTGATGTCGCCACTACGGGGCTCGATGGTCTTTGTCTCGCTCAGCACCAGGCATACGATATTGTGATACTGGATGTAAACTTGCCAGAAATGGAGGGCTGGGAGGTACTGGCCCGGCTGCGAGAAACAAGTAACACCCGAGTGATGATGGTGACCGCTCGCGGGCGTCTCGATGAAAAAGTCCGTGGCCTGGAAATGGGAGCCGACGACTATCTGGTCAAGCCTTTCGAGTTTCCAGAACTGCTCGCACGGGTTCGAACCTTGATGCGCCGGAGTGAACAAGCCGGGCTACCCGAAGTGCTGCGCGTCGGCGACCTTGAGCTGGATCAAGGCAGACATAGAGCATTCAGGGGCACTCAGCGCATCGATCTGACGACTAAAGAATTCGCTCTGCTGCACCTGCTCATGCGACATACCGGAGAGGTGATGTCGCGGACTCAGATCATCTCCCTGGTGTGGGACATGAATTTTGACTGCGATACCAATGTCGTCGAGGTATCGATCAGGCGGCTAAGGGCCAAGATTGACGATCCGTTTGATCAGAAGCTGATTCATACCCTTCGCGGGGTTGGCTACGTGTTGGAAGCTCGCGAATGAGACCCTCGCGACTCTCGACAAAGCTCGGCATCACTGTCACAGCGATGAGTGCTGTATTGGCATTGGTCATGGCGACGTTCGCCTACGCGTCCATTTCGCGCCAGTTGGATGTCCAGGCAAAAGATGGACTGACAGAGAAGTTAGCGCAGGTTGAACACAGTCTCGCCGAAAGCTCCGCAACGGCAGCGGACATCGTGCTTCATCCGCATAACCTGCGTGATCAAATCGTCGGTCACGACAATTTGACCCTCACCATCATGGACTCGAGCATTCCACGAAAGCAGCTGCTGATCCTCGGAAGCGATGACGCGGTCGAGTTACCGATACCCAAAACAGGGAGCCGATCACTGGAGTTCCAGCGACTGGATTCCTCCGATGGCCATGACTTGTTGATGGCGCACAAGCTGATTCGCCTCAAAAATGATCAACAGATTCTGGTGATGCTCACTCTCGATAGAAAAAGTGATGTCACCTTACTCACCGCTTATGTGAAGTCCACGCTGATCGCATTGCCTGTCATTTTGCTTCTCGTGGGTGGCTGCGCATGGTGGGTGGTTCATCGCGGACTCAAACC encodes the following:
- a CDS encoding heavy metal response regulator transcription factor — protein: MRILVVEDEPKTAEYMHQGLTESGYVVDVATTGLDGLCLAQHQAYDIVILDVNLPEMEGWEVLARLRETSNTRVMMVTARGRLDEKVRGLEMGADDYLVKPFEFPELLARVRTLMRRSEQAGLPEVLRVGDLELDQGRHRAFRGTQRIDLTTKEFALLHLLMRHTGEVMSRTQIISLVWDMNFDCDTNVVEVSIRRLRAKIDDPFDQKLIHTLRGVGYVLEARE
- a CDS encoding efflux RND transporter periplasmic adaptor subunit; protein product: MNKKRSITIALVVIAIIGLTSLTVTRQGLPVAAESQPPGKEQGKESNEAHAEGDGHSDEDSDEGKGESHEEEGQIELTPEQINAAGIELALAGPRLMSTSVTFPGEIRFDEDRTTHVVPRVSGVVDEVRVELGQSVKKGQVLAVIASQQITDMRSELNAAQRRTELARLTMQREKKLWEDKISAEQDYLLARQSFQEADISRSNARQKLSAIGASVNAAAGNRYELIAPFDSVVVEKHLGIGEVVNEATAAFTLSDLSRVWATFGATPKDLQRVVVGRAVTVSAPDLNAQVEGRISYVGSLLGEQTRAATVRVILSNPEGAWRPGLFVSIDVTADKANASVSLPESAIQTVEDKPSVFVRNAEGFQLRAVEVGRRDGGFVEIVQGLDAGAQVASAGSFILKSELGKSSAEHAH
- a CDS encoding TolC family protein — its product is MRLGAFCVLLLPFAAPGVVAAQSLSLPQAIESAFAENPDLAAARREIGIAEGDRQQAGLMPNPVVSWEAEDTRRSTSTTTVMLSQALELGGKRGARIDVASRGQDAAQIELERRGNELRAEVVQAFYAAVRAQTGLELAQQSQSLAERGLEIAEGRVRAGKSSPVEATRAQVQLSETNLLVRRAQTLKANSYRDLARATGSASATFDSLEYADLSPGNAPLAAKMLTAIDRSAELRLAQAQIEQRDASLGSERAQRIPDLTVSIGSQYTREDRERVNVVGFSMPLPLFNRNQGNVLAASRRADQARDLRNAVELRLRTTTQSALAQWETATRDVESFNQVILPSAKSTVDAATRGFEMGKFGFLEVLDAQRTLIDARSQYLESLAIATDARVTVERIYGDLSPFSTHP